The following are encoded together in the Phaseolus vulgaris cultivar G19833 chromosome 9, P. vulgaris v2.0, whole genome shotgun sequence genome:
- the LOC137821172 gene encoding uncharacterized protein, with product MALSLAHNGALTKTPFSSSSSSSFVTHRTPQTVPFRTQRRSLTVRAEAAATVGRECRVKSVKARQIVDSRGNPTVEVDLVTDELFRSAVPSGASTGIYEALELRDGDKSVYGGKGVLNAVRNINEVLAPKLVGVDVRNQADVDAIMLDIDGTPNKSKLGANAILGVSLSVCRAGAGAKGVPLYKHIQEISGTKELVMPVPAFNVINGGSHAGNNLAMQEFMILPVGAPSFAEAFRMGSEVYHVLKGIIKAKYGQDACNVGDEGGFAPNVQDNREGLVLLMDAIEKAGYTGKIKIGMDVAASEFYTKDGKYDLNFKKQPNDGTHVHSAQSLGQLYKDFVKDFPIVSIEDPFDQDDWGSWTSLLSSVDIQLVGDDLLVTNPIRIAEGIKKKACNALLLKVNQIGTVTESIQAALDSKAAGWGVMVSHRSGETEDNFIADLSVGLASGQIKTGAPCRSERLAKYNQLLRIEEQGSVRYAGEAFRSP from the exons ATGGCGCTAAGTTTGGCACATAACGGCGCACTCACCAAAacacctttttcttcttcttcttcttcctctttcgTCACCCATCGGACACCTCAGACCGTCCCTTTCCGGACCCAGAGGCGCTCCCTAACCGTGCGCGCGGAGGCGGCGGCGACGGTGGGGAGGGAGTGTAGGGTGAAGTCGGTGAAGGCGAGGCAGATCGTGGACAGTCGGGGGAACCCGACGGTGGAGGTGGATCTAGTGACGGACGAGCTTTTCCGATCGGCGGTGCCGAGTGGCGCGTCGACGGGGATTTACGAGGCTTTGGAGCTGAGGGATGGGGACAAGAGCGTTTACGGTGGGAAGGGCGTTCTTAACGCCGTTAGGAACATCAACGAGGTCTTGGCTCCGAAACTCGTTGGCGTCGACGTTAG GAACCAAGCTGATGTTGATGCTATTATGCTGGATATTGATGGAACTCCCAACAAATCAAAACTAGGGGCTAATGCAATATTGGGAGTTTCACTGAGTGTATGTAGAGCTGGTGCAGGAGCAAAAGGAGTGCCTCTGTACAAGCACATTCAGGAGATTTCAGGAACGAAGGAACTTGTTATGCCAGTTCCAGCTTTTAATGTTATAAATGGGGGCAGTCATGCTGGAAATAATTTGGCTATGCAAGAATTTATGATACTACCGGTTGGAGCACCTTCGTTTGCAGAGGCATTCCGCATGGGCAGTGAAG TTTATCATGTATTAAAGGGGATAATCAAGGCAAAATATGGACAAGATGCATGTAATGTTGGAGATGAAGGAGGATTTGCTCCCAACGTCCAGGATAACAGGGAGGGGTTGGTTTTACTCATGGATGCCATTGAGAAAGCTGGTTATACTGGCAAG ATTAAAATAGGTATGGATGTTGCAGCTTCTGAGTTTTACACCAAGGATGGGAAGTATGATTTGAATTTCAAGAAGCAGCCAAATGATGGAACTCATGTTCACTCTGCTCAGAGTCTAGGTCAACTCTATAAAGACTTTGTAAAAGACTTTCCCATTGTGTCAATTGAGGATCCCTTTGATCAAGATGATTGGGGTTCATGGACTTCCCTGCTCTCTTCAGTCGATATTCAACTTGTAGGAGATGATTTGTTAGTTACAAATCCAATTAGAATTGCTGAGGGCATCAAGAAGAAGGCTTGCAATGCTTTGCTTCTAAAG GTTAACCAGATTGGTACAGTAACTGAATCTATTCAGGCTGCACTTGACTCAAAGGCTGCAGGTTGGGGTGTCATGGTTAGTCATAGGAGCGGCGAGACTGAGGATAATTTCATTGCTGATCTCTCTGTTGGCTTGGCCAGTGGACAG ATAAAAACTGGTGCTCCTTGCAGAAGTGAGCGATTGGCAAAGTATAATCAG CTTCTTCGAATTGAAGAACAAGGAAGTGTGAGATATGCTGGTGAAGCTTTCAGATCACCTTAG
- the LOC137821814 gene encoding tetraspanin-11-like has product MPTSSQTITPSSSVLIKQLRFFSLLIIIIKMFRINNTFVGILHTLPFLLGLAAMGVSAYIRVHGDCHKVLLYPLLFSGLFVSVVSALGLVGALCRVNVALYLYLLAAFFVIIAFACFTLVALFVVTRGHHSSRVGFTVRDFSPWLRNYVTDDHSWDDAKRCFVKTRVCHGLAVGGNNVSLVFKHLTTTQFGCCKPPVQCGFKPNGSSWEAPPEAGAAVNGSDCRAWSNKEEKMCFDCDSCKGGVLASVRKQWRLLSIFNGLVFVLLSSIYVLGCYAIRNNRLDYSNYTAERKMRTRIPLKPIPH; this is encoded by the coding sequence ATGCCAACTTCCTCACAAACCATAACTCCCTCTTCCTCTGTCCTAATAAAACAGTTACGCTTCTTTTCTCtactcatcatcatcatcaaaatgTTCCGCATAAACAACACCTTCGTCGGAATCCTCCACACGCTGCCCTTCCTCCTCGGCCTTGCCGCCATGGGTGTCTCCGCCTACATCCGCGTCCACGGCGACTGCCACAAGGTGCTTCTATATCCGCTCTTATTCAGCGGCCTCTTCGTTTCCGTCGTCTCCGCGCTCGGCCTCGTCGGCGCGTTGTGCCGCGTCAACGTCGCCCTCTACCTCTACCTTCTCGCCGCGTTCTTCGTCATCATCGCCTTCGCCTGCTTCACTCTCGTCGCGCTCTTCGTCGTCACCAGAGGCCACCACTCCTCGCGCGTGGGCTTCACCGTACGGGATTTCTCGCCCTGGCTGCGCAACTACGTCACTGACGACCACAGCTGGGACGACGCCAAAAGGTGCTTCGTGAAAACGCGTGTCTGTCACGGCCTCGCCGTGGGCGGTAACAACGTCTCTCTCGTCTTCAAACACTTAACTACCACACAGTTTGGGTGCTGCAAGCCGCCGGTGCAATGTGGATTCAAACCGAACGGAAGTTCGTGGGAAGCGCCGCCGGAAGCGGGTGCAGCAGTGAACGGGTCTGATTGCAGGGCTTGGAGCAACAAGGAAGAGAAAATGTGTTTCGATTGCGATTCATGCAAAGGTGGGGTGCTAGCGAGCGTGAGGAAGCAGTGGAGACTTCTGAGCATATTCAATGGGTTGGTGTTTGTGCTTCTGAGCAGCATCTACGTCTTAGGCTGCTACGCCATCAGGAACAACCGATTGGACTACTCCAATTACACCGCCGAGAGAAAGATGAGAACGAGAATACCCTTGAAACCAATTCCCCATTGA